One window from the genome of Montipora foliosa isolate CH-2021 chromosome 5, ASM3666993v2, whole genome shotgun sequence encodes:
- the LOC138002703 gene encoding histone H2B 1/2-like, with the protein MALERLRCHKDFKITQEQTKQFIPSLSSFNSSPTQRMKMETKVEGKKGEKKAGKTKTAGTDKKRRKTRKESYAIYLYKILKQVHPDTGISRKAMGIMNSFVNDIFERIAGEASRLAHCNKKSTISSREIQTAIRLLLPGELAKQAVSEGTKALSKYTSSK; encoded by the exons ATGGCTTTAGAACGCCTCAGATGCcacaaagacttcaaaataacacaagagcagactaaa CAATTTATTCCCTCGTTGTCATCATTCAACTCAAGTCCTACTCAAAGaatgaaaatggaaacaaaagtTGAAGGAAAGAAAGGCGAGAAAAAAGCTGGTAAGACCAAGACTGCAGGAACAGACAAGAAAAGGCGAAAAACGAGAAAGGAAAGCTATGCTATCTACCTTTATAAGATTTTGAAACAAGTCCACCCTGACACTGGTATTTCCAGGAAAGCCATGGGTATCATGAATTCCTTCGTCAATGACATATTCGAGCGCATCGCTGGCGAAGCCTCGCGCTTGGCACATTGCAACAAGAAGTCAACCATCAGTTCGCGTGAGATCCAGACCGCTATCAGGCTGCTCCTGCCTGGTGAACTGGCGAAACAAGCTGTCAGTGAAGGTACCAAGGCTCTCAGCAAGTACACCAGCAGCAAGTAA